A stretch of Schaalia odontolytica DNA encodes these proteins:
- a CDS encoding adenine phosphoribosyltransferase, which produces MIGELGERIATLVRSNMLEIPDFPEPGVLFRDITELFANGPAFKELVELIGARYEGRIDAVAGLESRGFILGAPVAAELGLGMLTIRKAGKLPGHVIGVDYELEYGTARMEMHPESVHEGQRVLIIDDVLATGGTANAAVKLLRQCGASVEAVAVLLELDALGGRSVLTDVTVESALHL; this is translated from the coding sequence ATGATCGGTGAGCTTGGCGAGCGCATCGCCACTCTGGTGCGAAGCAACATGCTGGAAATCCCGGATTTTCCGGAACCTGGCGTCCTGTTCCGCGATATCACGGAGCTGTTTGCGAACGGCCCGGCATTCAAGGAACTGGTTGAGCTGATCGGCGCTCGCTACGAGGGTCGCATCGACGCAGTCGCGGGTCTTGAATCGCGTGGCTTCATCCTCGGCGCCCCCGTGGCCGCCGAGCTTGGCCTCGGAATGCTGACGATCCGCAAGGCCGGCAAGCTGCCCGGCCACGTGATCGGAGTCGATTACGAACTCGAGTACGGCACGGCGCGCATGGAAATGCACCCCGAGTCGGTCCACGAGGGCCAGCGCGTCCTCATCATCGACGACGTGCTCGCGACGGGCGGCACCGCGAACGCGGCGGTGAAGCTGTTGCGTCAGTGCGGTGCGTCCGTCGAGGCCGTGGCCGTTCTCCTGGAACTCGATGCGCTGGGCGGTCGCTCGGTGCTGACGGACGTCACGGTGGAGAGCGCGCTACACCTCTAA
- the secF gene encoding protein translocase subunit SecF — translation MMSFAQWGNALYSGDKSYAVVPKRKVFVGLAAAVLVLGFALVAILGLNRSIEFTGGSQFDVAHVSDQSESFASHAVTSTGLVEGAPKVTRVGSDSVRIQTTSLDSAQTAQMRDALASAYGVDTTEVQSSSIGPSWGSSVTTKAAQSLVIFMALVALLMTVYFRSWRMAASALLALVHDIAVTIGVFAILQVEVSPATVIGFLTILGYSLYDTVVVFDKVRELTSDVYEQKHYTFAEYVNLAVNQTMVRSINTSVVALLPVGAILIIGSVALGPGTLVDISLALFVGMIAGTYSSIFIASPLLVTFQELSPKTREHNAAVDRARQGRHAADTPGASASVKVAPIKPGKRLGNENQPHRKKNHR, via the coding sequence ATGATGAGTTTTGCTCAGTGGGGTAACGCCCTGTACTCGGGCGACAAGTCCTATGCTGTCGTTCCCAAGCGTAAGGTCTTCGTCGGCCTCGCCGCCGCGGTGCTCGTTCTCGGTTTCGCGCTCGTCGCGATCCTGGGCCTGAACCGCTCGATTGAGTTCACCGGAGGCTCTCAGTTCGATGTCGCTCACGTGAGCGACCAGAGCGAGTCTTTCGCCTCGCACGCAGTAACCTCCACCGGCCTCGTCGAGGGTGCCCCGAAGGTGACCCGCGTGGGTTCGGATTCGGTGCGCATCCAGACGACGTCCCTGGATTCCGCGCAGACCGCTCAGATGCGTGACGCGCTGGCCAGCGCCTACGGCGTGGATACGACCGAGGTGCAGTCCTCTTCGATCGGCCCCTCCTGGGGGTCCTCGGTCACCACGAAGGCCGCTCAGTCGCTCGTCATCTTCATGGCGCTCGTCGCCCTGCTGATGACGGTGTACTTCCGCTCGTGGCGCATGGCAGCGTCTGCGCTGCTCGCGCTTGTGCACGACATCGCCGTCACCATCGGCGTGTTCGCGATCCTGCAGGTCGAGGTGTCGCCCGCGACCGTGATCGGCTTCCTGACGATTCTGGGTTACTCGCTCTATGACACCGTCGTCGTCTTCGACAAGGTGCGTGAGCTGACCTCGGACGTCTACGAGCAGAAGCACTACACCTTCGCCGAGTACGTGAACCTCGCAGTCAATCAGACGATGGTTCGTTCGATCAACACCTCGGTTGTGGCGCTTCTCCCTGTCGGCGCGATTCTGATCATCGGTTCCGTGGCCCTTGGCCCGGGTACCCTGGTGGATATCTCGCTGGCCCTGTTCGTCGGTATGATCGCCGGTACCTACTCGTCGATCTTTATCGCGTCGCCGCTTCTGGTCACCTTCCAGGAGCTGTCGCCCAAGACCCGCGAGCACAACGCGGCCGTCGACCGGGCACGTCAGGGCCGCCACGCCGCTGATACGCCGGGCGCCTCCGCATCGGTGAAGGTGGCTCCTATCAAGCCCGGCAAGCGCCTGGGCAACGAGAACCAGCCCCACAGGAAGAAGAATCATCGATGA
- the secD gene encoding protein translocase subunit SecD has translation MASHKRRPVRALVTLTVAIVAACAALAIGHLAKGVSPYPDLALDLKGGTQLILTPTPTSEGQRAITEEDITQAISIIRNRIDASGVSESEISSMGSSNIMVSIPGTPSQEQLDLIRSSSQMNFRPVLRIGPAQGVLQNQQQPKVDNPQSGAQSGAQSGEQSGAQSGEQSGTGAADAAQSGVQSTALDEATARGAADADGDGVLSDTPATTPENASDLAWVTEQVMYDFLTLDCSASADVKRVEGPADKPYAACDESGQVKYILGPVAVPGSDLTTAAAAIARNNNGQSTGQWIVSLQFNHDGTEKFKDTSTILYGYHDSDPQGASYRGTPDRNSFAVVLDGTVITAPSMQAIIPNGEAQISGNFTAQSATALANQLQFGSLPLNFEVESEQQISATIGTDHLTVGLWAALIGFLLVILYLIWQYRGLAIISAGSLVVASVITYLVITLLSWAMGYRLSLAGVAGLIMAIGVTTDSFIVYFERVRDEVRDGRPLRAAVEEGWDRAKRTILVSDAVNLVAAVVLYLLAVGGVQGFAFTLGITTVIDIAVIFLFTHPMMELLIRTRFFGEGHKLSGLDPEHLGAKNALVYAGRGRVVVRGESATAKDNDDEAGDGLSIAERRRAARLAAAKAEEETVDDASAETTDGAAGVTEEEEN, from the coding sequence GTGGCATCACACAAACGACGCCCCGTGCGCGCGCTCGTGACCCTGACCGTCGCCATCGTGGCGGCGTGCGCGGCACTTGCGATCGGGCACCTTGCCAAGGGCGTATCCCCATACCCTGACCTGGCCCTTGACCTCAAGGGTGGTACCCAGCTGATCCTGACCCCGACCCCGACGTCGGAGGGGCAGCGTGCGATCACCGAGGAAGACATCACGCAGGCGATCTCGATTATTCGTAATCGTATTGACGCCTCCGGCGTGTCCGAGTCCGAGATCTCCTCGATGGGTAGCTCCAACATCATGGTGTCGATTCCCGGCACCCCGTCCCAGGAGCAGCTGGATCTGATCCGTTCGTCCTCGCAGATGAACTTCCGCCCCGTGCTGCGCATTGGGCCCGCGCAGGGCGTTCTCCAGAACCAGCAGCAGCCCAAGGTGGATAACCCTCAGTCGGGTGCGCAGAGCGGTGCTCAGTCGGGTGAGCAGTCCGGTGCTCAGTCGGGTGAGCAGAGTGGCACCGGCGCGGCTGATGCTGCTCAGTCTGGTGTCCAGTCCACCGCCCTGGATGAGGCGACTGCGCGCGGCGCTGCCGACGCGGACGGCGACGGCGTCCTGTCCGACACCCCCGCGACGACTCCCGAGAACGCGTCGGATCTCGCCTGGGTGACCGAGCAGGTCATGTACGACTTCCTGACGCTCGATTGCTCGGCATCCGCCGATGTGAAGCGCGTCGAGGGGCCCGCCGACAAGCCCTACGCCGCCTGCGACGAGTCCGGCCAGGTCAAGTACATCCTGGGCCCCGTGGCCGTTCCCGGCTCGGATCTGACGACTGCTGCTGCGGCCATCGCACGCAACAATAACGGTCAGTCGACCGGCCAGTGGATCGTGTCGCTGCAGTTCAACCACGACGGCACCGAGAAGTTCAAGGACACCTCCACAATCCTGTACGGCTACCACGATTCGGACCCCCAGGGGGCGTCCTATCGTGGCACTCCGGACCGTAACTCGTTCGCGGTCGTTCTCGATGGAACCGTGATTACCGCTCCGTCTATGCAGGCCATCATCCCCAACGGTGAGGCGCAGATCAGCGGTAACTTCACTGCGCAGTCCGCGACTGCTCTGGCTAACCAGCTGCAGTTCGGCTCGCTGCCGCTGAACTTCGAGGTTGAGTCCGAGCAGCAGATTTCTGCGACGATCGGTACGGACCACCTGACCGTCGGTCTGTGGGCGGCTCTCATCGGCTTCCTGCTGGTCATCCTCTACCTGATTTGGCAGTACCGCGGCCTCGCGATCATTTCCGCCGGTTCGCTGGTCGTTGCCTCGGTCATCACCTACCTGGTGATCACGCTGCTGTCGTGGGCGATGGGCTACCGCCTGTCGCTGGCAGGCGTCGCCGGTCTGATTATGGCCATCGGCGTCACCACGGACTCGTTCATCGTCTACTTCGAACGTGTTCGAGACGAGGTCCGAGACGGACGACCGCTGCGCGCCGCCGTCGAAGAGGGCTGGGATCGCGCCAAGCGCACCATCCTGGTCTCCGACGCCGTCAACCTGGTTGCGGCCGTGGTCCTCTACCTGCTCGCCGTCGGTGGCGTTCAGGGCTTCGCCTTCACCCTCGGTATCACGACAGTTATCGACATCGCGGTGATCTTCCTGTTCACCCACCCGATGATGGAGCTGCTGATCCGGACTCGCTTCTTCGGCGAGGGCCACAAGCTGTCGGGTCTGGATCCCGAGCACCTGGGTGCGAAGAATGCTCTCGTGTACGCGGGTCGCGGACGCGTGGTTGTGCGCGGTGAATCCGCGACGGCGAAGGACAACGACGACGAGGCTGGCGACGGTCTGTCGATTGCCGAGCGCCGCCGTGCCGCCCGCCTCGCCGCCGCGAAGGCCGAGGAAGAGACCGTCGACGACGCTTCAGCCGAAACGACGGATGGCGCCGCAGGCGTGACCGAGGAAGAGGAGAACTGA
- the yajC gene encoding preprotein translocase subunit YajC, translating to MNNYMLLIMAAFLIVFMMWSSRSRRQQMQKLEQEKRDQLAAVTPGEWVRTRVGFWGRFVDLDGDIVVLETSDGHEMYWEREFIAEIGGQPPLADAEQAEADADEAETVEEDASVLGLDQEDAQSFDVRDTDEQQK from the coding sequence ATGAACAACTACATGCTCCTGATCATGGCAGCTTTCCTCATCGTCTTCATGATGTGGAGCTCGCGCTCCCGCAGGCAGCAGATGCAGAAGCTGGAACAGGAAAAGCGTGACCAGCTCGCAGCCGTCACCCCCGGAGAATGGGTGCGTACCCGCGTGGGCTTCTGGGGTCGTTTCGTGGACCTGGACGGCGACATCGTCGTCCTGGAGACCTCCGACGGACATGAGATGTACTGGGAACGTGAATTCATCGCCGAGATCGGTGGCCAGCCGCCGCTCGCTGACGCGGAGCAGGCTGAAGCGGACGCCGACGAGGCAGAGACCGTCGAGGAGGACGCATCCGTCCTCGGCCTCGATCAGGAAGACGCCCAGTCTTTTGACGTGCGCGACACCGACGAGCAGCAGAAGTAA
- the ruvB gene encoding Holliday junction branch migration DNA helicase RuvB, translating to MDSGFDVDAMRIVAPDAGELERAAEAALRPKKLSEFVGQRVVRGQLQLVLDAARMRSASPDHVLLAGPPGLGKTTLAMIIAAEMGTSLRLTSGPAIQHAGDLAAILSGLQEGDILFIDEIHRLARTAEEMLYLAMEDFRVDVVVGKGPGATSIPLTLPPFTVVGATTRSGLLPAPLRDRFGFTAHLEFYETDELQSVVTRSASLLGSPIDAQAAHEIASRSRGTPRIANRLLRRVVDYAQVHGDGQLTLEAARGALELFEVDPSGLDRLDRAVLEAICRRFAGGPVGLTTLSVTIGEEAETVETVAEPYLVREGFLVRTNRGRMATPKAWAHLGLTPPAPDGGLFD from the coding sequence ATGGATTCCGGTTTCGACGTTGATGCGATGCGCATCGTGGCCCCCGACGCCGGGGAACTCGAGCGGGCAGCCGAGGCCGCGCTGCGCCCCAAGAAGCTCTCGGAGTTCGTGGGCCAGCGCGTCGTGCGAGGCCAGCTGCAGCTCGTGCTTGACGCCGCGCGGATGCGTTCGGCCAGCCCCGACCACGTCCTGCTTGCGGGCCCTCCGGGACTCGGCAAGACGACGCTGGCAATGATCATCGCCGCCGAGATGGGAACGTCCCTGCGACTGACCTCCGGCCCCGCGATCCAGCACGCTGGTGACCTTGCCGCGATTCTTTCCGGCCTCCAAGAGGGCGACATCCTCTTCATTGACGAGATCCACCGCCTCGCGCGAACCGCCGAGGAAATGCTGTATCTCGCCATGGAGGACTTCCGTGTGGACGTCGTCGTGGGTAAGGGACCCGGCGCGACGTCGATCCCGCTCACCCTTCCGCCCTTTACGGTCGTGGGCGCGACGACGCGTTCGGGCCTGCTCCCCGCGCCGCTGCGCGACCGCTTCGGCTTCACAGCCCATCTCGAGTTCTACGAGACCGATGAGCTGCAGTCGGTGGTCACCCGTTCCGCCTCGCTGCTGGGTTCGCCCATTGACGCGCAGGCCGCCCACGAGATCGCCTCGCGTTCGCGTGGAACGCCTCGTATCGCGAACCGCCTGCTGCGTCGCGTTGTCGACTACGCCCAGGTGCACGGCGACGGGCAGCTGACCCTCGAGGCTGCGCGCGGTGCCCTCGAGCTCTTCGAAGTTGACCCCTCCGGCCTCGACCGCCTTGACCGCGCGGTCCTCGAGGCCATCTGCCGTCGTTTCGCCGGTGGTCCCGTCGGCCTGACGACCCTGTCGGTGACGATCGGCGAGGAAGCAGAAACCGTCGAAACGGTCGCGGAACCCTACCTCGTGCGCGAAGGCTTCCTCGTGCGCACCAACCGCGGACGCATGGCAACCCCCAAGGCATGGGCCCACCTCGGCCTCACTCCGCCGGCGCCGGACGGTGGCCTCTTCGACTAG
- the ruvA gene encoding Holliday junction branch migration protein RuvA, translated as MISILRGTVASVGLDHIDIVVGGIGFRVHVTPAFAQGASRDQEMTVFTSMIVREDSMTLYGFESADERDVFTKLLSVSGIGPKIALAALAVLRPDDLRRAVRDQDLTALQRIPGVGKKSAQRMALEIGDKLGTPAALPSGEAATASAPTEDAVASEVSAALVGLGWSEAQAAKAVEKLAGSGLGASDMLRAALVTLGGGRG; from the coding sequence GTGATCTCCATTCTGCGCGGTACAGTCGCGAGCGTCGGCCTCGACCACATCGATATCGTGGTGGGAGGCATCGGCTTCCGCGTGCACGTGACGCCCGCTTTTGCGCAGGGCGCCTCGCGCGATCAGGAGATGACCGTGTTCACGTCGATGATCGTGCGCGAAGACTCGATGACGCTGTACGGTTTTGAGTCTGCGGACGAGCGTGATGTGTTCACGAAGCTGCTGTCGGTGTCGGGCATCGGACCGAAGATCGCGCTCGCCGCATTGGCGGTCCTGCGTCCCGATGATCTGCGCCGCGCTGTGCGCGACCAGGACCTCACGGCTCTCCAGCGGATCCCCGGTGTGGGAAAGAAGTCAGCTCAGCGCATGGCCCTCGAAATCGGCGACAAGCTGGGCACCCCGGCAGCCCTGCCGAGTGGAGAAGCCGCCACTGCTTCCGCGCCCACCGAGGACGCCGTGGCTTCCGAGGTCAGCGCTGCCCTGGTCGGACTGGGTTGGTCCGAGGCTCAGGCTGCCAAGGCCGTCGAGAAACTCGCGGGCAGTGGTCTTGGCGCATCCGACATGCTGCGCGCCGCCCTCGTGACGCTGGGAGGCGGACGTGGCTGA
- the ruvC gene encoding crossover junction endodeoxyribonuclease RuvC, translating to MRVMGIDPGLTRCGLGVVDVDASRRASLVYVGVARTDKDLATHFRLRTIADAIDSVIERYEPEVVAIERVFAQDNLQSVTTTMQVMGAAMTCVGRAGLPMAVHTPSEVKSAVSGNGNADKAQVQAMVARILGLAKAPKPADAADALAIAITHAWRGTGLLGAPEDSSVAVSISGRLTARGSMTPAQKAWAEAQAAQRRTGAVDPRRRRG from the coding sequence ATGCGCGTCATGGGCATCGACCCGGGCCTGACGCGCTGCGGCCTCGGCGTGGTTGACGTCGATGCGTCGCGGCGCGCCTCGCTCGTGTACGTCGGTGTCGCCCGTACCGATAAGGACCTGGCGACGCACTTCCGGCTGCGCACGATCGCGGACGCGATCGACAGCGTCATCGAGCGCTACGAGCCAGAGGTCGTCGCCATCGAACGCGTCTTCGCGCAGGACAATCTCCAGTCGGTGACCACCACGATGCAGGTCATGGGTGCGGCGATGACATGCGTCGGTCGTGCCGGCCTGCCGATGGCTGTCCACACGCCCTCCGAGGTGAAGTCCGCCGTTTCTGGTAACGGAAACGCGGACAAGGCGCAGGTGCAGGCGATGGTCGCACGCATCCTTGGCCTCGCCAAGGCTCCTAAGCCCGCGGACGCCGCAGACGCTCTTGCCATTGCGATTACGCACGCGTGGCGGGGGACAGGCTTGCTCGGCGCCCCCGAGGACTCGTCGGTCGCCGTTTCGATCTCGGGTCGCCTGACCGCGCGCGGATCCATGACGCCTGCCCAAAAGGCATGGGCCGAGGCCCAGGCCGCGCAACGCCGAACGGGTGCCGTCGATCCGAGGCGTAGGCGCGGCTAG
- the pdxT gene encoding pyridoxal 5'-phosphate synthase glutaminase subunit PdxT — protein MVTIGVLALQGDVAEHVRALENSGARALLVRRVSELDQVDGLVIPGGESTTMSNLLLSFGLFDTLNDRIASGLPVYGTCAGMIMLASSILDGREDQRSFGALDMVVRRNAFGRQVDSYEEDLDVEGVEGGPFHAVFIRAPWVESVGEGIEVIARAGNSAEGPIVGVRSGNVMATSFHPEVGGDDRIHAMFVDMVGRA, from the coding sequence ATGGTGACCATCGGCGTTCTCGCCCTGCAGGGCGACGTCGCAGAGCACGTGCGGGCGCTGGAAAACTCCGGCGCCCGCGCGCTGCTTGTGCGCAGGGTTTCTGAGCTCGACCAGGTCGACGGCCTGGTCATCCCGGGCGGCGAGTCGACGACCATGTCGAACCTGCTGCTCTCCTTCGGTCTGTTTGACACGCTCAACGACCGGATCGCCTCCGGCCTGCCGGTCTACGGCACGTGCGCGGGCATGATTATGCTCGCGTCGTCGATCCTGGATGGACGTGAGGACCAGCGTTCTTTCGGCGCACTCGATATGGTCGTGCGTCGTAACGCCTTTGGTCGTCAGGTCGACTCCTACGAGGAGGACCTGGACGTTGAGGGCGTTGAGGGAGGTCCCTTCCACGCCGTGTTCATTCGCGCCCCGTGGGTTGAATCGGTGGGCGAGGGCATCGAGGTCATCGCGCGCGCCGGCAACAGCGCCGAAGGCCCGATCGTCGGCGTGCGCAGCGGCAACGTCATGGCAACATCCTTCCATCCCGAGGTGGGCGGAGACGATCGTATTCACGCGATGTTCGTCGATATGGTGGGCCGCGCCTGA
- the pdxS gene encoding pyridoxal 5'-phosphate synthase lyase subunit PdxS, translating into MSDSTAKREVGTPQVKRGMAQMLKGGVIMDVVTPEQAKIAEDAGAVAVMALERVPADIRAQGGVARMSDPDLIEGIIEAVSIPVMAKARIGHFVEAQVLQSLGVDYIDESEVLTPADYTHHIDKWNFTVPFVCGATNLGEALRRINEGAAMIRSKGEAGTGDVSNATTHMRKIRDEIRHLTSLPEDELYVAAKELQAPYELVAEVAREGRLPVVLFTAGGIATPADAAMMMQLGAEGVFVGSGIFKSGDPAKRAAAIVKATTFYDDPSVIAEVSRGLGEAMVGINVDDLPVDHRLAERGW; encoded by the coding sequence ATGAGCGATTCGACCGCTAAGCGCGAGGTCGGTACCCCGCAGGTCAAGCGCGGTATGGCCCAGATGCTCAAGGGTGGCGTCATCATGGACGTCGTCACCCCCGAGCAGGCGAAGATCGCCGAGGACGCGGGCGCCGTGGCCGTCATGGCCCTCGAGCGCGTCCCCGCCGACATCCGCGCCCAGGGTGGCGTGGCCCGCATGTCCGACCCCGACCTGATCGAAGGCATCATCGAGGCTGTGTCCATCCCCGTGATGGCCAAGGCCCGCATCGGCCACTTCGTTGAGGCGCAGGTTCTGCAGTCCCTCGGCGTCGACTACATCGACGAGTCCGAGGTCCTGACCCCCGCCGACTACACCCACCACATCGACAAGTGGAACTTCACCGTTCCCTTCGTCTGCGGTGCGACCAACCTCGGTGAGGCGCTGCGCCGCATCAACGAGGGCGCGGCCATGATCCGCTCCAAGGGCGAGGCCGGTACCGGCGACGTCTCGAACGCGACGACGCACATGCGTAAGATCCGCGACGAGATCCGCCACCTGACCTCCCTGCCCGAGGACGAACTCTACGTCGCGGCCAAGGAACTGCAGGCCCCCTACGAGCTCGTCGCCGAGGTCGCCCGCGAGGGACGCCTCCCCGTCGTGCTCTTCACGGCCGGTGGCATTGCCACGCCCGCCGACGCTGCCATGATGATGCAGCTGGGCGCCGAGGGTGTCTTCGTTGGCTCGGGCATCTTCAAGTCCGGCGACCCCGCCAAGCGCGCGGCCGCCATCGTCAAGGCCACGACCTTCTATGACGATCCGTCCGTCATCGCCGAGGTCTCGCGTGGCCTGGGCGAGGCCATGGTCGGCATCAACGTCGACGACCTGCCGGTCGATCATCGCCTCGCGGAGCGCGGATGGTGA
- a CDS encoding YebC/PmpR family DNA-binding transcriptional regulator — MSGHSKWATTKHKKAAIDAKRGKLFARLIKNIEVAARTGGGDPAGNPTLYDAIQKAKKNSVPADNIDRAVKRGSGAEAGGANYETIMYEGYGPNGVAFLVECLTDNRNRAASDVRLGFTRHGGSLADPGSVAYLFSRRGIVEVPAADGVDEESIMMAVLDAGAEEVEDAGELFIVESDPKDVVAVRTALQDAGIDYDSAEVQFVASTEVELDLEGALKVNKLIDALEDSDDVQNIYTNMSLSDEVRAQLEEQE, encoded by the coding sequence ATGTCGGGACACTCTAAGTGGGCGACCACCAAGCACAAGAAGGCCGCTATTGACGCCAAGCGCGGCAAGCTCTTCGCGCGCCTCATCAAGAACATTGAGGTTGCAGCTCGCACGGGCGGCGGCGACCCCGCTGGCAACCCGACCCTGTATGACGCCATCCAGAAGGCGAAGAAGAACTCTGTTCCCGCCGACAACATCGACCGCGCCGTCAAGCGCGGCTCCGGTGCCGAGGCCGGTGGCGCCAACTACGAGACCATCATGTACGAGGGCTACGGCCCCAACGGCGTCGCCTTCCTGGTGGAGTGTCTGACCGACAACCGCAACCGCGCCGCCTCCGACGTTCGCCTGGGCTTCACCCGCCATGGCGGCTCGCTGGCCGACCCCGGTTCGGTGGCCTACCTGTTCTCTCGTCGCGGCATCGTTGAGGTGCCCGCCGCCGACGGTGTGGACGAGGAATCCATCATGATGGCCGTCCTGGACGCAGGCGCCGAAGAGGTTGAGGACGCCGGCGAGCTCTTCATCGTCGAGTCCGACCCCAAGGACGTCGTTGCCGTGCGTACCGCCCTGCAGGACGCCGGCATCGACTACGACTCCGCCGAAGTCCAGTTCGTCGCCTCCACCGAGGTCGAGCTCGATCTCGAGGGCGCCCTCAAGGTCAACAAGCTCATCGACGCCCTCGAGGACTCCGATGACGTGCAGAACATCTACACGAATATGTCCCTGTCGGACGAGGTTCGTGCCCAGCTGGAAGAGCAGGAGTGA
- a CDS encoding SixA phosphatase family protein, with product MPTLVLVRHAQAAYSYPDHTRPLTHAGVDQAARLGGVLSREIGAFDVAVCSDATRAQQTFAQINQHVSIRDSWFDRGVYNADEEDILTLARTFEGTSALIVGHEPTISGAGYVLARENDRGEAARGVPTATALILTFDGTWEDLAPSNCALRTVLTPPTR from the coding sequence ATGCCAACCCTCGTTCTCGTTCGCCACGCGCAGGCCGCATATTCATACCCCGATCACACTCGACCCCTCACGCATGCGGGCGTCGATCAGGCCGCGCGTCTCGGCGGTGTCTTATCCCGTGAGATCGGCGCATTCGATGTCGCGGTGTGCTCGGACGCGACGCGCGCCCAGCAGACCTTCGCTCAGATCAACCAGCACGTGTCAATTCGTGATAGCTGGTTCGACCGCGGTGTCTATAACGCCGACGAGGAGGACATCCTCACCCTGGCGCGCACTTTCGAGGGGACCAGCGCACTCATCGTCGGTCACGAGCCCACTATCTCCGGCGCCGGTTACGTGCTGGCGCGCGAGAATGATCGGGGAGAGGCAGCCCGAGGCGTACCGACCGCGACGGCTCTCATCCTTACCTTCGACGGAACCTGGGAGGATCTGGCCCCTTCGAACTGCGCTCTGCGCACGGTGCTGACCCCGCCCACCCGGTAG